In Drosophila santomea strain STO CAGO 1482 chromosome 3L, Prin_Dsan_1.1, whole genome shotgun sequence, a single window of DNA contains:
- the LOC120448593 gene encoding GATOR complex protein Iml1 isoform X12 encodes MKLYKLNTHTRGCNKSYDADLVMNLKDHPNANVGDVVEIYAPDEENGTHLLLQITEFNGSCGRDVISIESGIAIAFKMRSYSNVVMRIVNPADVALDSIEITFKDQYMGRSEMWRLKTYLTDTCVYVNKKIDYNDMQIRCQVYEMWSQGERVASGVITEDTKIVFRSSTSMVYLFLQMSSEMWDFDIHGDLYFEKAVNGFLTELFQKWRKLSCNHEVTIVLFSRTFYAAKSLDEFPEHMRDCLQQDYKGRFYEDFYRVAIQNERCDDWCTVLGQLRKLFTSYQATVLRYHERENMEIPPATNSSATQGNFLEVLNISLNTFEKHYLDRTFDRTGQLSVVITPGVGVFSVDRELTNITKQRIIDNGVGSDLVCVGEQPLHAVPLLKFHNKDTTLTSADDYSLPHWINLSFYSTNKKIAYSSFIPRIKLPLFGSQLTLHDGVGEGEGEENERHFLSCNQSEYKHNSLFDYDAYDEQIFQPLPAQSTCSLQRVVRAKKTSVPSLETYAYRNNDWENLTPTQIPAMRRKMSDPDIHHGTSAMLAALQPDTTNLSESLASEKNSRRAIVSIAPIVRPGRALINPFDPSQVTIKLTSNRRRWTHIFPKGPTGVLIQQHHYQAVPAKPNQPGQQRPLQQIQSICQSGSNNNNDQEDYGCDSGEQYDRVSSHTLISKSASSQSFVMGDEKIDFFKRRQNSLMNPLPANVPNLTATQAKSYLWGATGEQEWTPAITTGVDWKSLTIPACLPITTDYFPDKRSLNNDYVISDYTLLPDDVNHDYAQSRAVYRKPLSTEEVCKEIVSQRLAQGFQLIVVDEKPPTAGGCSSASAVLPVKPPCETNKEYLLSIGRIFHKISLSGSVITVTGYRPRHPYPPINVDYRYRFHAPQHETYEISGVNFTTEKLENFNWNHMDLYICTRGDVDYPLMESLKYWRYRMYLLPRENIVSKIASCQRCDIFPDVTADNTREQVEDFVRLIEAVSKLKRQYARKARDSPIAHITKRRHSTSIISRPQPNQGLTNSPFRERVGSNRLPEKRPSINVRPKLENGRIPRIFPATDAAAAPGIAARDDQDDGFPVDIKFSPNATLPEIFEAMKHPVNGVGFFSQTQSLPSCTFVSYDALMWLKTRLNNGRHPLDLLEAMRKERMICHASGDWKKPVVPGFVFYYVVQQDKNAKDYAPPLDDYSAFVNEWLEIEFQGCSFLWHDEPVTTPVPNFLRDSPAPQSWTETSSNKRVYRQSHLEIDVNQKSDRMEWGHVKHHTVLQPRFAFEIVVEWVTSSGPIVADLIGGWMRKANQFNFLVSVPADPMAEPFTKKSDPLRGPIFIPLCTTFLPNGATLFDEFPEESRADRMLFLQEAILGKFGFLPCVLEKKYSVGKDLPKEYQYVHCTGNMFALIRCATNNYQVESPILKEANVTRCVYGHTNNTNVPKKVGFLWAWNHMIPNKKWKAQTINNSADGELFQLKMLKDFREFCSNSDQRLSTFWTQSQELKRRAQKFENNNNNTEEVKLK; translated from the exons ATGAAGCTGTACAAGCTGAACACGCACACGCGTGGCTGCAACAAATCCTACG ATGCGGACTTGGTGATGAATCTGAAGGATCATCCCAACGCCAATGTGGGCGATGTTGTCGAAATCTATGCCCCAGACGAGGAGAACGGCACCCACCTGCTGCTCCAAATCACCGAGTTCAATGGGAGCTGTGGCCGGGATGTGATCAGCATTGAATCGGGAATCGCCATTGCCTTCAAGATGCGTTCGTACTCCAATGTGGTGATGCGCATTGTAAACCCGGCGGATGTGGCCCTGGACTCGATAGAGATTACCTTCAAAGACCAGTACATGGGTCGCTCGGAAATGTGGCGCCTGAAAACCTACCTG ACGGACACCTGTGTGTATGTGAACAAGAAGATTGACTACAACGACATGCAGATTCGGTGCCAGGTGTACGAGATGTGGTCGCAGGGCGAGCGTGTGGCCAGCGGTGTCATCACAGAGGACACCAAGATTGTCTTCCGCAGCAGCACTTCGATGGTGTACCTCTTCCTGCAGATGTCCTCCGAGATGTGGGACTTTGACATCCACGGTGACCTGTACTTTGAAAAGGCAGTCAATGGGTTTCTGACTGAGCTGTTTCAAAAGTGGCGGAAATTGAGCTGTAACCACGAGGTGACCATCGTGCTCTTCTCCCGCACCTTCTACGCGGCCAAGAGCCTGGACGAGTTTCCCGAGCACATGCGCGACTGCCTGCAGCAGGACTACAAGGGTCGCTTCTACGAGGACTTCTACCGCGTGGCCATCCAGAACGAGCGATGCGATGATTGGTGTACTGTGCTAGGCCAGCTCCGAAAGCTATTCACCTCCTACCAG GCCACAGTACTGCGGTATCACGAACGGGAGAACATGGAGATTCCCCCGGCCACCAATTCTTCAGCCACTCAGGGTAACTTCTTGGAGGTTCTGAACATTTCGCTGAACACTTTCGAAAAGCATTATCTGGACAGAACGTTCGACCGCACCGGACAGCTCTCCGTGGTGATAACCCCAGGAGTGGGTGTCTTTTCCGTGGATCGCGAGCTAACCAATATCACTAAGCAACGCATTATTGACAATGGAGTGGGTAGTGATCTGGTCTGTGTGGGAGAGCAGCCACTGCATGCGGTTCCACTACTTAAATTCCACAACAAAGACACCACGTTGACCTCTGCCGATGACTACTCGCTGCCCCACTGGATAAACTTGAGCTTCTACTCCACAAACAAGAAGATTGCGTACTCCAGCTTTATACCACGGATCAAGCTGCCTCTGTTTGGATCCCAGTTGACACTCCACGATGGCGTAGGCGAAGGGGAAGGCGAGGAGAACGAGCGACACTTTCTGAGCTGCAATCAGTCAGAGTATAAGCACAACTCCCTCTTCGATTACGATGCGTATGATGAACAGATTTTCCAGCCGCTTCCCGCGCAGAGTACTTG CTCTCTGCAGCGTGTAGTACGGGCTAAGAAGACTTCGGTGCCCAGTTTAGAGACCTATGCTTATAGGAACAACGACTGGGAGAACCTCACGCCAACTCAAATCCCAGCTATGCGACGCAAGATGTCTGATCCCGACATTCACCACGGCACCTCTGCCATGCTTGCTGCCTTG CAACCGGATACAACCAACCTCTCAGAGTCGCTGGCCTCAGAGAAGAACTCACGCAGGGCGATCGTGAGCATTGCCCCCATAGTGCGTCCGGGTCGCGCCCTGATCAACCCCTTTGATCCCTCGCAAGTGACCATAAAGCTGACCTCCAATCGCCGCCGCTGGACGCACATCTTCCCGAAAGGCCCAACAGGTGTGCTCATACAGCAGCATCATTATCAAGCGGTTCCCGCAAAACCCAATCAGCCGGGTCAGCAGAGACCATTGCAGCAGATCCAGAGCATCTGCCAATCCggtagcaacaacaacaatgaccAGGAGGATTACGGCTGTGACAGTGGAGAGCAGTACGACCGAGTGTCCAGCCATACGCTGATCAGCAAGTCAGCCTCCTCGCAGAGCTTTGTGATGGGTGATGAGAAGATTGATT TCTTCAAGCGGCGTCAGAACTCGCTGATGAACCCCCTGCCCGCCAATGTGCCCAACCTGACGGCCACCCAGGCGAAGTCCTACCTCTGGGGAGCCACCGGGGAGCAAGAATGGACACCAGCAATTACAACGG GCGTCGATTGGAAGTCGCTTACGATACCCGCCTGTCTGCCCATCACCACGGACTACTTCCCGGACAAGCGTTCACTGAACAACGACTATGTGATATCGGATTACACTCTGCTGCCCGATGATGTCAATCACGATTATGCCCAGAGTAGAGCCGTTTACCGCAAGCCCCTGTCCACGGAGGAGGTGTGCAAGGAGATCGTGTCGCAGCGCTTGGCTCAGGGCTTCCAGCTAATCGTGGTCGACGAGAAGCCTCCGACTGCGGGCGGTTGCTCCTCGGCATCTGCAGTGCTGCCGGTGAAGCCGCCGTGCGAGACCAACAAGGAGTACCTCCTCTCCATTGGCCGCATCTTTCACAAGATCTCGTTGAGCGGCTCGGTGATCACGGTCACAGGTTACAGACCCAG ACACCCGTATCCGCCGATAAACGTGGACTACCGATACCGTTTCCATGCGCCACAGCACGAGACCTACGAAATCTCCGGCGTGAACTTCACCACCGAGAAGCTGGAGAACTTCAACTGGAACCACATGGACCTGTACATCTGCACGCGCGGTGATGTGGATTACCCACTCATGGAG AGCCTCAAGTACTGGCGCTATCGCATGTACCTGCTGCCCAGGGAGAACATTGTGAGCAAGATAGCCAGTTGTCAGCGATGCGACATATTCCCCGATGTGACTGCGGATAACACCCGGGAGCAGGTCGAGGACTTTGTCCGACTGATCGAGGCGGTCAGCAAGCTAAAGCGGCAGTATGCGCGCAAGGCGAGA GACAGCCCCATCGCCCACATAACCAAGCGGAGACACAGTACCAGCATTATATCCAGGCCTCAGCCTAACCAG GGACTCACGAACTCTCCGTTCCGGGAGCGAGTCGGCAGCAATCGACTGCCGGAGAAGCGACCCAG CATCAATGTGCGCCCCAAACTGGAGAACGGTCGGATTCCACGGATCTTTCCCGCCACCGATGCTGCGGCAGCCCCAGGAATCGCCGCCAGAGATGATCAGGACGATGG TTTTCCGGTTGACATTAAGTTCAGCCCGAATGCCACGCTGCCCGAAATCTTTGAGGCCATGAAGCACCCAGTGAACGGAGTGGGCTTCTTCTCGCAGACGCAGTCGCTCCCCTCCTGCACCTTTGTGTCCTACGACGCGCTAATGTGGCTGAAAACCCGCCTGAACAACGGACGACATCCTCTGGATCTCCTGGAGGCCATGCGCAA AGAGCGGATGATCTGTCATGCCTCGGGGGATTGGAAGAAGCCTGTGGTGCCTGGCTTTGTCTTCTACTATGTGGTGCAGCAGGACAAAAACGCCAAAG ATTATGCCCCGCCTTTGGATGATTACAGCGCTTTTGTAAACGAGTGGCTGGAGATCGAGTTTCAGGGTTGTAGTTTTCTCTGGCACGATGAGCCCGTGACCACTCCGGTGCCCAATTTCCTGAGGGACTCGCCTGCTCCCCAATCCTGGACAGaaaccagcagcaaca AGCGGGTGTATCGACAGTCGCATTTGGAGATCGATGTGAACCAGAAGAGCGATCGAATGGAGTGGGGTCATGTGAAGCATCACACAGTGCTGCAGCCAAGATTCGCCTTTGAGATAGTGGTAGAGTGGGTCACTTCATCGGGTCCTATTGTGGCTGACTTG ATTGGCGGCTGGATGCGCAAGGCGAATCAGTTCAATTTCCTGGTATCAGTGCCAGCTGATCCCATGGCAGAGCCTTTCACCAAGAAGTCAGATCCTCTAAGAGGACCCATTTTCATTCCGCTTTGCACTACATTCCTGCCCAATGGAGCTACTCTTTTCGATG AATTCCCCGAGGAAAGCAGAGCAGACAGAATGCTGTTCCTCCAGGAAGCCATTTTGGGCAAGTTTGGATTCCTGCCCTGCGTTTTGGAGAAGAAGTACAGCGTCGGCAAAGAT CTGCCCAAGGAGTACCAGTACGTGCACTGCACGGGCAACATGTTTGCCTTGATCCG CTGCGCTACGAACAATTACCAGGTGGAATCGCCCATCCTAAAGGAGGCAAATGTCACGCGCTGCGTCTATGGACACACTAACAACACGAACGTGCCCAAGAAAGTGGGTTTCTTGTGGGCGTGGAACCACATGATTCCGAACAAAAAGTGGAAGGCGCAGACCATAAACAACTCCGCGGACGGGGAGCTCTTTCAGCTGAAGATGCTAAAGGACTTCCGCGAGTTCTGCTCGAACAGCGATCAGCGGCTGTCCACTTTCTGGACCCAATCCCAGGAATTGAAGCGCAGGGCTCAGAAATTCGagaataacaataacaacaccGAGGAGGTGAAGCTGAAGTAA
- the LOC120448593 gene encoding GATOR complex protein Iml1 isoform X7, which translates to MKLYKLNTHTRGCNKSYDADLVMNLKDHPNANVGDVVEIYAPDEENGTHLLLQITEFNGSCGRDVISIESGIAIAFKMRSYSNVVMRIVNPADVALDSIEITFKDQYMGRSEMWRLKTYLTDTCVYVNKKIDYNDMQIRCQVYEMWSQGERVASGVITEDTKIVFRSSTSMVYLFLQMSSEMWDFDIHGDLYFEKAVNGFLTELFQKWRKLSCNHEVTIVLFSRTFYAAKSLDEFPEHMRDCLQQDYKGRFYEDFYRVAIQNERCDDWCTVLGQLRKLFTSYQATVLRYHERENMEIPPATNSSATQGNFLEVLNISLNTFEKHYLDRTFDRTGQLSVVITPGVGVFSVDRELTNITKQRIIDNGVGSDLVCVGEQPLHAVPLLKFHNKDTTLTSADDYSLPHWINLSFYSTNKKIAYSSFIPRIKLPLFGSQLTLHDGVGEGEGEENERHFLSCNQSEYKHNSLFDYDAYDEQIFQPLPAQSTCSLQRVVRAKKTSVPSLETYAYRNNDWENLTPTQIPAMRRKMSDPDIHHGTSAMLAALQPDTTNLSESLASEKNSRRAIVSIAPIVRPGRALINPFDPSQVTIKLTSNRRRWTHIFPKGPTGVLIQQHHYQAVPAKPNQPGQQRPLQQIQSICQSGSNNNNDQEDYGCDSGEQYDRVSSHTLISKSASSQSFVMGDEKIDFFKRRQNSLMNPLPANVPNLTATQAKSYLWGATGEQEWTPAITTVKHLRPIVEGEHHHLGGLEALRAVDSPPDAEAGSGRGKIIIGVDWKSLTIPACLPITTDYFPDKRSLNNDYVISDYTLLPDDVNHDYAQSRAVYRKPLSTEEVCKEIVSQRLAQGFQLIVVDEKPPTAGGCSSASAVLPVKPPCETNKEYLLSIGRIFHKISLSGSVITVTGYRPRHPYPPINVDYRYRFHAPQHETYEISGVNFTTEKLENFNWNHMDLYICTRGDVDYPLMESLKYWRYRMYLLPRENIVSKIASCQRCDIFPDVTADNTREQVEDFVRLIEAVSKLKRQYARKARHDTPRITEKHHNQLNSPQQSINVRPKLENGRIPRIFPATDAAAAPGIAARDDQDDGFPVDIKFSPNATLPEIFEAMKHPVNGVGFFSQTQSLPSCTFVSYDALMWLKTRLNNGRHPLDLLEAMRKERMICHASGDWKKPVVPGFVFYYVVQQDKNAKDYAPPLDDYSAFVNEWLEIEFQGCSFLWHDEPVTTPVPNFLRDSPAPQSWTETSSNKRVYRQSHLEIDVNQKSDRMEWGHVKHHTVLQPRFAFEIVVEWVTSSGPIVADLIGGWMRKANQFNFLVSVPADPMAEPFTKKSDPLRGPIFIPLCTTFLPNGATLFDEFPEESRADRMLFLQEAILGKFGFLPCVLEKKYSVGKDLPKEYQYVHCTGNMFALIRCATNNYQVESPILKEANVTRCVYGHTNNTNVPKKVGFLWAWNHMIPNKKWKAQTINNSADGELFQLKMLKDFREFCSNSDQRLSTFWTQSQELKRRAQKFENNNNNTEEVKLK; encoded by the exons ATGAAGCTGTACAAGCTGAACACGCACACGCGTGGCTGCAACAAATCCTACG ATGCGGACTTGGTGATGAATCTGAAGGATCATCCCAACGCCAATGTGGGCGATGTTGTCGAAATCTATGCCCCAGACGAGGAGAACGGCACCCACCTGCTGCTCCAAATCACCGAGTTCAATGGGAGCTGTGGCCGGGATGTGATCAGCATTGAATCGGGAATCGCCATTGCCTTCAAGATGCGTTCGTACTCCAATGTGGTGATGCGCATTGTAAACCCGGCGGATGTGGCCCTGGACTCGATAGAGATTACCTTCAAAGACCAGTACATGGGTCGCTCGGAAATGTGGCGCCTGAAAACCTACCTG ACGGACACCTGTGTGTATGTGAACAAGAAGATTGACTACAACGACATGCAGATTCGGTGCCAGGTGTACGAGATGTGGTCGCAGGGCGAGCGTGTGGCCAGCGGTGTCATCACAGAGGACACCAAGATTGTCTTCCGCAGCAGCACTTCGATGGTGTACCTCTTCCTGCAGATGTCCTCCGAGATGTGGGACTTTGACATCCACGGTGACCTGTACTTTGAAAAGGCAGTCAATGGGTTTCTGACTGAGCTGTTTCAAAAGTGGCGGAAATTGAGCTGTAACCACGAGGTGACCATCGTGCTCTTCTCCCGCACCTTCTACGCGGCCAAGAGCCTGGACGAGTTTCCCGAGCACATGCGCGACTGCCTGCAGCAGGACTACAAGGGTCGCTTCTACGAGGACTTCTACCGCGTGGCCATCCAGAACGAGCGATGCGATGATTGGTGTACTGTGCTAGGCCAGCTCCGAAAGCTATTCACCTCCTACCAG GCCACAGTACTGCGGTATCACGAACGGGAGAACATGGAGATTCCCCCGGCCACCAATTCTTCAGCCACTCAGGGTAACTTCTTGGAGGTTCTGAACATTTCGCTGAACACTTTCGAAAAGCATTATCTGGACAGAACGTTCGACCGCACCGGACAGCTCTCCGTGGTGATAACCCCAGGAGTGGGTGTCTTTTCCGTGGATCGCGAGCTAACCAATATCACTAAGCAACGCATTATTGACAATGGAGTGGGTAGTGATCTGGTCTGTGTGGGAGAGCAGCCACTGCATGCGGTTCCACTACTTAAATTCCACAACAAAGACACCACGTTGACCTCTGCCGATGACTACTCGCTGCCCCACTGGATAAACTTGAGCTTCTACTCCACAAACAAGAAGATTGCGTACTCCAGCTTTATACCACGGATCAAGCTGCCTCTGTTTGGATCCCAGTTGACACTCCACGATGGCGTAGGCGAAGGGGAAGGCGAGGAGAACGAGCGACACTTTCTGAGCTGCAATCAGTCAGAGTATAAGCACAACTCCCTCTTCGATTACGATGCGTATGATGAACAGATTTTCCAGCCGCTTCCCGCGCAGAGTACTTG CTCTCTGCAGCGTGTAGTACGGGCTAAGAAGACTTCGGTGCCCAGTTTAGAGACCTATGCTTATAGGAACAACGACTGGGAGAACCTCACGCCAACTCAAATCCCAGCTATGCGACGCAAGATGTCTGATCCCGACATTCACCACGGCACCTCTGCCATGCTTGCTGCCTTG CAACCGGATACAACCAACCTCTCAGAGTCGCTGGCCTCAGAGAAGAACTCACGCAGGGCGATCGTGAGCATTGCCCCCATAGTGCGTCCGGGTCGCGCCCTGATCAACCCCTTTGATCCCTCGCAAGTGACCATAAAGCTGACCTCCAATCGCCGCCGCTGGACGCACATCTTCCCGAAAGGCCCAACAGGTGTGCTCATACAGCAGCATCATTATCAAGCGGTTCCCGCAAAACCCAATCAGCCGGGTCAGCAGAGACCATTGCAGCAGATCCAGAGCATCTGCCAATCCggtagcaacaacaacaatgaccAGGAGGATTACGGCTGTGACAGTGGAGAGCAGTACGACCGAGTGTCCAGCCATACGCTGATCAGCAAGTCAGCCTCCTCGCAGAGCTTTGTGATGGGTGATGAGAAGATTGATT TCTTCAAGCGGCGTCAGAACTCGCTGATGAACCCCCTGCCCGCCAATGTGCCCAACCTGACGGCCACCCAGGCGAAGTCCTACCTCTGGGGAGCCACCGGGGAGCAAGAATGGACACCAGCAATTACAACGG TCAAGCATCTGAGGCCGATCGTCGAGGGCGAGCATCATCATCTGGGCGGCCTGGAGGCACTAAGGGCAGTAGACTCGCCCCCCGATGCGGAGGCGGGCAGCGGAAGAGGAAAGATCATCATAG GCGTCGATTGGAAGTCGCTTACGATACCCGCCTGTCTGCCCATCACCACGGACTACTTCCCGGACAAGCGTTCACTGAACAACGACTATGTGATATCGGATTACACTCTGCTGCCCGATGATGTCAATCACGATTATGCCCAGAGTAGAGCCGTTTACCGCAAGCCCCTGTCCACGGAGGAGGTGTGCAAGGAGATCGTGTCGCAGCGCTTGGCTCAGGGCTTCCAGCTAATCGTGGTCGACGAGAAGCCTCCGACTGCGGGCGGTTGCTCCTCGGCATCTGCAGTGCTGCCGGTGAAGCCGCCGTGCGAGACCAACAAGGAGTACCTCCTCTCCATTGGCCGCATCTTTCACAAGATCTCGTTGAGCGGCTCGGTGATCACGGTCACAGGTTACAGACCCAG ACACCCGTATCCGCCGATAAACGTGGACTACCGATACCGTTTCCATGCGCCACAGCACGAGACCTACGAAATCTCCGGCGTGAACTTCACCACCGAGAAGCTGGAGAACTTCAACTGGAACCACATGGACCTGTACATCTGCACGCGCGGTGATGTGGATTACCCACTCATGGAG AGCCTCAAGTACTGGCGCTATCGCATGTACCTGCTGCCCAGGGAGAACATTGTGAGCAAGATAGCCAGTTGTCAGCGATGCGACATATTCCCCGATGTGACTGCGGATAACACCCGGGAGCAGGTCGAGGACTTTGTCCGACTGATCGAGGCGGTCAGCAAGCTAAAGCGGCAGTATGCGCGCAAGGCGAGA CATGACACACCTAGAATCACTGAAAAGCATCATAACCAATTAAACTCACCGCAGCAAAG CATCAATGTGCGCCCCAAACTGGAGAACGGTCGGATTCCACGGATCTTTCCCGCCACCGATGCTGCGGCAGCCCCAGGAATCGCCGCCAGAGATGATCAGGACGATGG TTTTCCGGTTGACATTAAGTTCAGCCCGAATGCCACGCTGCCCGAAATCTTTGAGGCCATGAAGCACCCAGTGAACGGAGTGGGCTTCTTCTCGCAGACGCAGTCGCTCCCCTCCTGCACCTTTGTGTCCTACGACGCGCTAATGTGGCTGAAAACCCGCCTGAACAACGGACGACATCCTCTGGATCTCCTGGAGGCCATGCGCAA AGAGCGGATGATCTGTCATGCCTCGGGGGATTGGAAGAAGCCTGTGGTGCCTGGCTTTGTCTTCTACTATGTGGTGCAGCAGGACAAAAACGCCAAAG ATTATGCCCCGCCTTTGGATGATTACAGCGCTTTTGTAAACGAGTGGCTGGAGATCGAGTTTCAGGGTTGTAGTTTTCTCTGGCACGATGAGCCCGTGACCACTCCGGTGCCCAATTTCCTGAGGGACTCGCCTGCTCCCCAATCCTGGACAGaaaccagcagcaaca AGCGGGTGTATCGACAGTCGCATTTGGAGATCGATGTGAACCAGAAGAGCGATCGAATGGAGTGGGGTCATGTGAAGCATCACACAGTGCTGCAGCCAAGATTCGCCTTTGAGATAGTGGTAGAGTGGGTCACTTCATCGGGTCCTATTGTGGCTGACTTG ATTGGCGGCTGGATGCGCAAGGCGAATCAGTTCAATTTCCTGGTATCAGTGCCAGCTGATCCCATGGCAGAGCCTTTCACCAAGAAGTCAGATCCTCTAAGAGGACCCATTTTCATTCCGCTTTGCACTACATTCCTGCCCAATGGAGCTACTCTTTTCGATG AATTCCCCGAGGAAAGCAGAGCAGACAGAATGCTGTTCCTCCAGGAAGCCATTTTGGGCAAGTTTGGATTCCTGCCCTGCGTTTTGGAGAAGAAGTACAGCGTCGGCAAAGAT CTGCCCAAGGAGTACCAGTACGTGCACTGCACGGGCAACATGTTTGCCTTGATCCG CTGCGCTACGAACAATTACCAGGTGGAATCGCCCATCCTAAAGGAGGCAAATGTCACGCGCTGCGTCTATGGACACACTAACAACACGAACGTGCCCAAGAAAGTGGGTTTCTTGTGGGCGTGGAACCACATGATTCCGAACAAAAAGTGGAAGGCGCAGACCATAAACAACTCCGCGGACGGGGAGCTCTTTCAGCTGAAGATGCTAAAGGACTTCCGCGAGTTCTGCTCGAACAGCGATCAGCGGCTGTCCACTTTCTGGACCCAATCCCAGGAATTGAAGCGCAGGGCTCAGAAATTCGagaataacaataacaacaccGAGGAGGTGAAGCTGAAGTAA